From the Bacillus sp. FJAT-22090 genome, the window AAATTTCCGTGTCTAATGCCTGAATCTGAGCCATGATTTGGTCGATTTTAGACTCATTTTGATCTATTTTACCTTCTGTTTCTTTAATGTTTGAGTTAATAGATTCTTTCTTTTGCTCTATCTCTTTTTGTTGACTTTTTAAATCATTTAAAGAATTCGCTAGTGCACTCGGTCCTGTGAATAAAAGTGCTCCAGATGTTGCTATCGCTAATACTCGTAGCGTCCACTTAGACTGTTTTCTCAAAACTTCTTGCTCCCTTCAAGCTTCCTTCTTATCTTATCTAACTCTTAAACCCGTAAAAACTTACGAACTGACATAAAACTACCCCAGATTCCGATTAGGACACCCATTAATAAGATCAAGGCATTGACTTGATAGATGAATGGTGAAAATTCGAGTAGTTCAAATAAATTACCCTGTGCCAATTTAGGCCCTAGAACATTGTAAATATTATAGTAGAGTATTGTTATCAGTGTAATCGGAATAATAGCTCCTAATATACCAAGCCACATACCCTCTAAAATAAATGGAATTCGAATAAACCAGTTAGTAGCACCTACGAGCTTCATTATTTCAATGTCACGTCGTCTAGCAACAATGGTAATACGAATCGTATTAGAGATTAAGAACATTGCAGTAAATAACAATGCTAAAATTAGCACTAATCCTATATTTCTACTTGTATTTAAGAAAGAAAAGAGTTTTTCAATTTTTCCTTCTCCATACTTCACTTCGAATGTGTTATCTAATTTATCAAGTTTCTTCGCAACCGCTGCTGTTTCTTGTGGATTTTCCGCTTTAGCATAAAACACATTATGTAATGGGTTTTGCTGTTCAAATAATCGTAAGTCTTCCCCAAAATCTAACACTAACTTATTTAGTTCATCTTCTTTTGGCGAAAAAGCAACTTCAGCTATTCCTGATGTATTTTTAATCTCTTCTTCTAATTTTGTAATAGCAGCTTCATCAGCTGTTAACTCTACGATTACTTTAATTTCAACATCTTTTTCAAGATCATCCGCAACTTTACTTAAATTCATCATAATCATGACGAAAACACCAACAAGTAATAAAGTTACTGTTACTGCACTAACCGAGGCAAAAGTCATCCAACCATTACGGCTTATACTCTTAAGGCTATCTCTGAAGTGTCTTCCTGCTGTTCTAGCTTTCATAACCGTAATCTCCTCCGTATACATCTCGGGTGATTAATCCACCCTCAACTGCGATAACACGGTGTCTTAATGTATTCACAATTTCTCTATTATGAGTTGCCATAATAATTGTTGTTCCACGTGAATTTATTTCTTCAAAAATATTCATGATCTCCCAAGAAGTATCAGGATCTAAATTTCCTGTCGGTTCATCCGCAATTACTAATTTAGGGGTATTCACAATGGAACGAGCAATCGACACACGTTGTTGCTCCCCACCTGAAAGCTCTGTCGGAAACATTCTAGCTTTATGTTTCAAACCAACAAGCTCAAGAACATCCATTACTTTTTTGCGAATAACTTTAGGTGTTTCTTCAATTACTTCTAATGCAAATGCAACGTTTTCATACACATTTAAACGAGGTAGTAGTTTAAAGTCTTGGAAGACTACCCCAATTTGTCTTCTTAAATATGGGACTTTACTATTTTTTAGAGTAGCTAAGTTAACTCCATTAATAATAATATCCCCTGAAGTTGGTCTTTCTTCTCGATACATCATTTTGATGAATGTCGATTTTCCTGCACCACTTGGCCCGACAACATAAACAAATTCACCTTGCTTAATTTCTACATCAATCCCATTTGCTGCAACAATACCGTTTGGATATTTTTTGTAGACTTTTACCATTTCTATCATTTTTAAACCACCTAATTATTTTGCTTTGTAAAATACGACATGCCTATTATAACATTAGATGCCTTTTCTTTTGTTACAGTTTCATTTCA encodes:
- the ftsX gene encoding permease-like cell division protein FtsX, producing the protein MKARTAGRHFRDSLKSISRNGWMTFASVSAVTVTLLLVGVFVMIMMNLSKVADDLEKDVEIKVIVELTADEAAITKLEEEIKNTSGIAEVAFSPKEDELNKLVLDFGEDLRLFEQQNPLHNVFYAKAENPQETAAVAKKLDKLDNTFEVKYGEGKIEKLFSFLNTSRNIGLVLILALLFTAMFLISNTIRITIVARRRDIEIMKLVGATNWFIRIPFILEGMWLGILGAIIPITLITILYYNIYNVLGPKLAQGNLFELLEFSPFIYQVNALILLMGVLIGIWGSFMSVRKFLRV
- the ftsE gene encoding cell division ATP-binding protein FtsE, which translates into the protein MIEMVKVYKKYPNGIVAANGIDVEIKQGEFVYVVGPSGAGKSTFIKMMYREERPTSGDIIINGVNLATLKNSKVPYLRRQIGVVFQDFKLLPRLNVYENVAFALEVIEETPKVIRKKVMDVLELVGLKHKARMFPTELSGGEQQRVSIARSIVNTPKLVIADEPTGNLDPDTSWEIMNIFEEINSRGTTIIMATHNREIVNTLRHRVIAVEGGLITRDVYGGDYGYES